One Labilithrix sp. genomic window, CCGCGCGCGAAGAGCGCGGGGCCCGAATAAAGGCGCTCCAGCCGCGCCACGTGCAGCGAGCTCCACTTGCCGTCGCGCCGTCGATGGAGCGCGCCGCCGTGGTCGAGCGCGAAGAGCTCGCCGGTCGGACCGCTCGTCGACGCGAGCTGATCGATCACGAGGCCGCTCGGCCCGGCGCTCGCCCTCCACTCGCGGCCGTCGAACGCGTAGAGCCTCGCGTCGAACGACACGTACGCCTCCGCCGCGCTGCGCCCGTGGAGCGAAGCCGCGGCGCAGCGCTCTTCGAACCGCGTCGACCACGCGCCCACGGGCGAACGCTGCCGCAACGTGCACGTGCGGCCGGCGTCGGGCGGCGGCACCGTGAGCGCGAAGAGCGTGCCGCTCGGCGTCGCCCACAGCTCGAGGCGATCCGTCGCGCTCACCGCGAGCCCCGTCGGCTCCGGGCTTCGATCCGGACCGCGCAGCTGGACCACCTCGACCTCCGCCGGTTGGTCCTTGCAGCCGGTCTTCGCGCCCTCGCGCGCGAGCCGCAGCGTAGCGGAGAAGATCTCCGTCGCGCCGCCGTCCGCGTGCGCGCTCGCGTCCTCCGCCTCGTCGAGCGCCCTCGTCACCTCTTCGCAACGCCCGCGTCCGAACGCGGCCTGCGCCTCCTCCGCCGCGCGGCTGCAGCCGAGCGCGGGCTCGTCGCGGCAGGTGGCCTCGAGCACCGACAGCCGCACGCGCGCGCATGCTTCGTCGCAGTGCGGCTCGAGGTGCGGGAACGGCGGAGGCTCGTAGAACGTCGACGCCGGCGACTGCAGCGAGAAGAGGCGGAAGAGCAACACGCCGAAGCCGATCGTGGCGCCGATCGCGAGCCGCGCCTTGTGGTTCGTCACCGACGCCGGCGCGCCCGCGCCCGCGCTCGTCTTGCGCTGCGCCTCCGCCCGCGACGCGCGTTGCGTCTCGTCCTCGACCGTGAGGAGCCAGTCGTGCGGCGCGCGCCCGGGGTGCGCCTCCGTTCGGCGCGAGGTGAACGCGGCGAGGTCGACGAGCGAGGCGTCGCCGCGATCGATGCCGACCGCGAGCAGGTTCTCTTCCCCGAACGCGACGTCGACGAGGTGATGGCCCTTGCCGAGCGTGACGCGCGCGGCCGGCGCGCCCGCGGGCGGCCAGTCGTAGACGACGACGCTCGTGTCGGAGCGATGGACCGCGAGGTAGCGCGACGCGACGTCGAGCGCGGTGCGTTCGACCGGCCCGTCGAGCAGACGCCGCGTCGTGCCGTCGGGCGTGACCGCGCGCAGCCCCTCGTCGCACGCGACGATCCAGCCCTCCGGCGACGCGGTGACGCCGTTCACGTCGACGCAGAGCGCGTGACGCGCCGTCGTCGCGCCAGTCGCCGGGTCCACGAGGACGAGATCGCCCTCGTTCGTCGCGATCGCGAGCGTCCTCCCGTCGCGCGCGACCGCGAGCGCCACCGCGCGGATCGCGATCTCGTGCGTCGCCCCTTCGCTCCACACGATCACCCGTCGATCGAACGCGACCGCGACGACGTCGCCGCTCCCCGCGAGCGCCGACGGCGCGCCGGACGCCTCGCGGCTCCCGACGACGCGACCGGCCGCGGCGTCGACCGCGTGCAGCGTGCCGGACGCGTCGACGACGACCGCCTCCGACGCGCTCGCCGGCGCGCGCCACGGGCTCGTCGCTCCGCGCTCGAGCGCCGCGAACGCGACCCCCGCGAGCCGGCGCTCGAACGAGAGCCGCCACTTCGCCGCGCCGGTCGTCGCGTCGAACGCGAGGAGGTCCTTCCCGTCGATCGTGAGGAGGACGGGCTCGCCCGCGGCGCACGCGATCATCGGGAGGCTCATGGCGGCGCCTTCGTCCCGGCAACCACATAGAGCGCGGCCGTGTTCCCGGCGACGAGCGACACCGGTCGATCGAACGGCGTCGCCTTCCACGCCTTCCCGTCCCAATGCGTGAGCCCGCCGGCGCCGCCGACGAACACGTCGCTGCTCGTGCGCCCCCAGATCGACGTCGCCTCGCGCTCGATCGGCTCGCTCGTCTTCCAGGTCGCGCCGCGATCGCGCGAGACGTCTACGTGTGTCGTCGACGCGGTGAACGACATGCCGTCGGGGCCGCCCCAGATCCTTCCGCTCCGGGCGTAGGGGGACGCGTCGCGCGAGAGCATCGTCCACGCGCGGTCGGTGGTGCGCCGAAAAAGGCGCGCGTTGCCGTCCTCGTCCTCACCCGCGACGTAGAGCACGTCGCCCGCGCTCCACATCGTCTGCAAGGTGCTCCCTTCGACCGGAAGCCGCTCCCTCGACCACGTGTGAGTGACGCTCGCCGCGTGCACGTTGCTCTCCTCGTCGAGGACGAAGAGGTTCGCGTCTCCGTCGCCCGACGGGCGCGCGAGCGCGCGAATGGCCGCGCCGGAATAGCCCGCCGAGGACCACTCCTTTCCGTTCCAGTGATGGAGATCGCTCGCGAGCGCGGCGTACACGTCGGTCTTGCCGCGACCGAACAGCGTGACCTCGTCGCACGAGACGCGATCGAGGCTCGTGCTCCAGGCGCCCGTCTTCGATCGCTCGTGGAGCCGGCAGCGACCAGTCGTCGACGTCGTGCCGAGGAACACCGGGCCGTCGGGCGCGACCCACAGCGCGCGCGGGCTCTCCCCTTCCGCGATCGGGAGCGGCTCCTCCTTCGCGACGTCGAGGCGCGGCCCCTCGAGCCGCACGAGCTCCTGCGGCTCCTCCTGCTCCGGCGGCGC contains:
- a CDS encoding PQQ-binding-like beta-propeller repeat protein — its product is MSLPMIACAAGEPVLLTIDGKDLLAFDATTGAAKWRLSFERRLAGVAFAALERGATSPWRAPASASEAVVVDASGTLHAVDAAAGRVVGSREASGAPSALAGSGDVVAVAFDRRVIVWSEGATHEIAIRAVALAVARDGRTLAIATNEGDLVLVDPATGATTARHALCVDVNGVTASPEGWIVACDEGLRAVTPDGTTRRLLDGPVERTALDVASRYLAVHRSDTSVVVYDWPPAGAPAARVTLGKGHHLVDVAFGEENLLAVGIDRGDASLVDLAAFTSRRTEAHPGRAPHDWLLTVEDETQRASRAEAQRKTSAGAGAPASVTNHKARLAIGATIGFGVLLFRLFSLQSPASTFYEPPPFPHLEPHCDEACARVRLSVLEATCRDEPALGCSRAAEEAQAAFGRGRCEEVTRALDEAEDASAHADGGATEIFSATLRLAREGAKTGCKDQPAEVEVVQLRGPDRSPEPTGLAVSATDRLELWATPSGTLFALTVPPPDAGRTCTLRQRSPVGAWSTRFEERCAAASLHGRSAAEAYVSFDARLYAFDGREWRASAGPSGLVIDQLASTSGPTGELFALDHGGALHRRRDGKWSSLHVARLERLYSGPALFARGATDTAADALLRWSGEAFTVQRVVADRATSVRLDAPIVDVWSSPTGELFAARPTSLGRSKDAGRSWEDWSAPGSMSVVWGRSANDVYAGGTTGLRRFDGATWSTTGYAEPIRALTGNARDLWVAIQRR